In a single window of the Niabella ginsenosidivorans genome:
- a CDS encoding lysine N(6)-hydroxylase/L-ornithine N(5)-oxygenase family protein: protein MSNSNEIYDIAGIGIGPFNLGLAALCHPISALKTVFLEQKPEFNWHEGMLLPGSTLQVPYLADLVTLVDPCSPFSYLNFLRKQGRLLQFGIHENNVITRREYNRYCRWVCSQLPGLRFNCQVTDICYQTERQCYVISSRHSVTGAVQKIDARRIVVGIGAQPSVPAFAKPLLGAQVLHSSRYLEYRAAILRSKQVAVIGSGQSAAEIFYDLLQSYAGKRRALYWMTRSARFYAMEHTKLSFEMATPAYIEHFYNLPEARKPVTIRQQDTLYKGINYQLINAIYDRMYELMTEGIVAPVTLMTNAALQEIRPANQRRWILCFHHREQDRVFEQEAEHVILATGYKTAPPSFLESLDTKIRYDVRGSFSVSRRYAIDEAETLFVQNAEMHTHGFTAPELGLGPYRNAVIINTILGTTYYPEDEQTVFQQFGAPGYSQ, encoded by the coding sequence ATGAGCAACAGTAATGAAATATATGATATAGCCGGTATCGGCATCGGGCCCTTTAACCTGGGACTGGCTGCTTTGTGCCACCCTATATCAGCATTAAAAACGGTTTTCCTGGAACAAAAACCGGAGTTTAACTGGCATGAAGGCATGCTGTTGCCAGGCAGCACCCTGCAGGTGCCTTATCTGGCAGACCTGGTAACGCTGGTAGACCCATGCAGCCCTTTCAGCTACCTGAATTTTTTAAGGAAACAGGGACGTTTACTGCAATTTGGCATCCATGAAAATAATGTGATCACCCGGCGGGAATACAACCGGTATTGTCGCTGGGTATGCAGTCAGCTGCCCGGCCTGCGTTTTAATTGCCAGGTTACAGATATCTGTTATCAGACGGAGCGGCAATGCTATGTGATCAGCAGCAGGCATTCCGTTACCGGCGCTGTTCAGAAAATTGATGCCCGGCGCATTGTTGTGGGCATCGGAGCGCAACCATCGGTACCGGCCTTTGCAAAGCCTTTACTGGGTGCTCAGGTCCTGCACTCATCCCGGTATTTAGAATATCGTGCTGCCATACTGCGTTCAAAGCAGGTAGCAGTAATTGGATCAGGACAAAGTGCAGCAGAAATATTTTATGACCTGCTGCAGTCGTATGCAGGAAAAAGAAGAGCGCTGTACTGGATGACAAGGTCGGCCCGGTTTTATGCCATGGAACATACAAAACTGAGTTTTGAAATGGCTACACCAGCGTATATTGAACATTTTTATAACCTGCCGGAAGCGCGGAAGCCTGTTACTATACGGCAACAGGACACCTTATACAAAGGCATCAACTACCAGCTGATCAACGCGATCTATGACCGTATGTATGAGCTGATGACGGAAGGCATTGTAGCCCCTGTTACTTTAATGACCAATGCAGCACTGCAGGAAATACGGCCTGCAAATCAGCGGCGTTGGATATTATGCTTTCACCATAGAGAACAGGATAGGGTGTTTGAACAGGAAGCCGAACATGTTATACTGGCTACGGGATATAAAACAGCACCGCCTTCTTTCCTGGAATCACTGGATACTAAAATCCGTTACGACGTCCGTGGCAGTTTTAGCGTATCGCGCCGGTATGCTATTGACGAGGCGGAGACTTTATTTGTACAGAACGCGGAGATGCATACCCATGGATTTACCGCACCTGAACTGGGCCTGGGCCCTTACAGGAACGCGGTGATCATTAATACCATACTGGGCACTACTTATTATCCTGAAGATGAGCAAACCGTTTTCCAGCAATTTGGCGCTCCGGGATATTCTCAATAA
- a CDS encoding helix-turn-helix domain-containing protein — MDNLFEISSPNNDAFFWSTPQPHQHQSLIIPSMTSQVLSGGWGHMLFQHRQMAEYAIWYSTYSVHLRRWFKVRAGVPVIEFSFLIHNSVFQQMNTLYNSLVQETQFNIFYLPYVEDRVLFEPGLQYTTLDIHCTIPFLKQLAPYFPHVVNPFLEAIDAATTAVQIFPRHLFATQDMVYLAKRILQLLRAPVINELMLELLVKLLLCAALACKMELQLNNRIITLNEVSEVNRVSILLLKNLTEEPNLRQLARQAGMNETFLKKLFALRFHIPPYRYWHAYRMDEAFTRVINTDEALTDIALDMGFSALSNFSKAFKKYYGLAPSHYRK, encoded by the coding sequence ATGGATAACCTGTTTGAAATTTCCTCGCCCAACAATGATGCTTTCTTTTGGTCCACACCACAACCACACCAGCATCAATCCCTTATTATACCTTCCATGACCAGTCAGGTATTATCCGGCGGCTGGGGACATATGCTCTTTCAGCACAGGCAAATGGCAGAGTATGCCATTTGGTACAGCACTTATAGTGTACACCTACGGCGCTGGTTTAAAGTACGGGCCGGTGTACCTGTTATCGAATTCAGCTTCCTGATCCACAACAGTGTGTTTCAGCAAATGAATACGTTGTACAATAGCCTGGTGCAGGAAACTCAGTTCAATATCTTTTATCTCCCTTACGTGGAAGACCGTGTGTTATTTGAACCGGGCCTGCAGTATACCACGCTGGATATCCATTGCACCATTCCCTTCTTAAAGCAACTGGCTCCCTACTTTCCCCACGTTGTAAACCCTTTTCTGGAAGCCATCGATGCTGCTACAACCGCTGTTCAAATATTTCCCCGTCACCTTTTTGCCACGCAGGATATGGTATACCTTGCCAAACGGATTCTGCAGTTACTGCGGGCTCCTGTGATAAACGAGCTGATGCTGGAACTACTGGTAAAGCTGTTGTTATGCGCCGCACTGGCCTGCAAAATGGAATTGCAGCTTAACAACCGCATTATTACATTAAATGAGGTCAGCGAGGTAAATCGTGTGAGTATATTGCTGCTCAAAAATCTAACAGAAGAACCCAATTTGCGTCAACTCGCCCGGCAGGCCGGCATGAATGAAACCTTCCTTAAAAAGCTATTCGCTCTCCGTTTTCATATACCTCCTTACCGCTACTGGCACGCTTACCGTATGGATGAAGCTTTTACACGGGTCATTAATACCGATGAGGCACTCACGGATATTGCACTGGATATGGGTTTTTCCGCCCTTTCTAATTTTTCCAAGGCATTTAAAAAATATTACGGGCTTGCGCCCAGTCATTACCGGAAATAA
- a CDS encoding heparan-alpha-glucosaminide N-acetyltransferase domain-containing protein, with product MLTQYQRQGFSLARGFVVLVMPAIHTVLLYSTLPVKQGLLGILLGFLAETSGAPLFMLLMGLFIALGREKTVAYILKRSVLLLAAGYLLNSLKFLVPYFLGWIPQQFLTDNGLAINETTPIQLFLTGDILQFAAIAYAACALLKKWTNNKAAYIFVFLLVLLITPYTWKWHSNGALAAPLALLTAKPPYTFFPLFPWLLYPLAGLITGSLLKEAEGKAFNRLLAGLALGLALTGYVVMLTEPADWQTEFYRLGRGGTVFHVGLALGWVWLFIVLAKKVRGNYLFGLLQWLSDHILLFYMLQWIVIFWSFPLFGYNRLRLLSSLLALCTTTGVSCLILFFTLPVFKKSKSIL from the coding sequence ATGCTAACACAATACCAACGACAAGGCTTTTCACTGGCCAGAGGATTTGTAGTGCTGGTAATGCCGGCCATCCATACCGTACTGTTGTACAGTACCCTTCCGGTAAAGCAGGGCCTCCTGGGCATACTACTCGGTTTTCTGGCAGAGACCTCCGGCGCTCCCTTATTTATGCTATTGATGGGGCTGTTTATAGCGCTGGGGCGCGAAAAGACGGTTGCCTATATTCTGAAACGGTCTGTACTGTTGCTTGCAGCCGGATACCTGCTGAACAGCCTTAAATTCCTAGTGCCCTATTTTCTGGGGTGGATACCCCAACAGTTCTTAACCGATAACGGCCTGGCTATAAATGAAACAACACCAATACAATTATTCCTGACAGGTGATATTCTCCAGTTTGCAGCTATTGCTTATGCAGCCTGTGCATTGTTGAAGAAATGGACAAACAATAAAGCGGCTTATATATTTGTGTTTCTGCTGGTACTGCTGATAACTCCCTATACCTGGAAATGGCATAGCAATGGCGCTTTGGCTGCTCCACTGGCATTGCTGACAGCAAAGCCTCCTTATACCTTTTTCCCTTTATTTCCGTGGTTGTTGTATCCGCTGGCAGGATTGATAACCGGCAGTCTGCTTAAGGAGGCAGAAGGAAAGGCCTTTAATAGACTCCTGGCAGGATTAGCATTAGGATTGGCGTTAACAGGGTATGTAGTAATGCTTACAGAACCTGCGGACTGGCAAACGGAGTTTTACCGGTTGGGCAGGGGGGGCACCGTGTTTCACGTAGGGCTCGCATTAGGCTGGGTGTGGCTGTTTATAGTGCTGGCTAAAAAAGTGCGGGGCAATTACCTGTTTGGCCTGCTGCAATGGCTCAGCGATCATATCCTGCTTTTTTATATGCTGCAATGGATAGTTATTTTTTGGTCCTTCCCGTTATTTGGATATAACCGCCTACGGTTACTTTCATCCTTGCTGGCATTATGCACTACTACTGGTGTCAGTTGCCTGATCCTGTTTTTTACATTACCTGTTTTCAAAAAAAGTAAAAGTATTTTATGA
- a CDS encoding GNAT family N-acetyltransferase, with protein sequence MNKSNKNSEGSGFTVPVKKPFLYKERLSGDRLELGIRQVALRKDLAVLYRWTNHPHAYRFWGMQEHTLKTLYEFYDLKITAGRLQLFFACVDSVPVALIEVYPVLESELAGKADFTDADYGIHLLMAPYREIKAAISVNIEGLSVWVLKAVQRMLFDFAAVTRIVAEPDECNTNACRLAEKAGFRYVKTLPLADKTARLYMITRDDY encoded by the coding sequence ATGAATAAAAGCAATAAAAATTCAGAGGGCAGCGGTTTTACTGTCCCGGTGAAAAAGCCGTTTTTATACAAAGAACGGTTAAGCGGAGATCGTCTTGAACTGGGCATCCGGCAGGTAGCTTTGCGCAAAGACCTGGCAGTGCTGTACCGCTGGACCAATCATCCACACGCCTACCGTTTTTGGGGCATGCAGGAGCACACACTCAAAACGCTTTATGAATTCTATGATCTAAAGATTACAGCGGGCCGGTTGCAGTTGTTTTTTGCCTGTGTTGATTCTGTGCCTGTGGCATTGATCGAAGTGTATCCTGTGCTGGAATCGGAGCTGGCTGGTAAGGCGGACTTTACTGATGCGGATTATGGCATTCACCTGCTGATGGCTCCTTACCGGGAAATTAAAGCGGCAATATCTGTGAATATTGAGGGCCTTTCCGTATGGGTATTAAAGGCAGTGCAGCGCATGCTGTTTGATTTTGCAGCTGTGACGCGCATCGTGGCAGAGCCGGATGAATGCAATACCAATGCCTGCCGCCTGGCTGAAAAAGCCGGTTTTCGCTATGTAAAAACATTGCCGCTCGCAGATAAAACAGCGCGTCTTTATATGATCACGCGCGATGACTATTGA
- a CDS encoding sugar phosphate isomerase/epimerase family protein, whose product MINRRKFIRSAGLFTAGSVLLQQRSIASAFTSAAYPPPGLQLFTLFNIIDQDVPGTLKKVADTGYKEIESAFSKKGDFYGMPAKEFSALLSRLRLSWRSHHVLGAPFKLPPGAKPPTDANGNPIKIPPMKNLRENGQEIVDSIAGAGIPYLVCASTPIESPEEIQKSIETLNKTGEACKKAGITLCYHNHYHEFEPVEGKTPYELFLAQLSPDIKMELDLCWVTKAGVDPVDLFQKHPGRFPLWHAKDLNKTKDGPAPVGEGVVDFKRIFEHAQTAGLQYYFVEHDMPKDPFASITQSIRYLTGTLKI is encoded by the coding sequence ATGATTAACAGAAGAAAATTTATCCGGTCTGCGGGCCTGTTTACCGCAGGAAGCGTTTTGCTGCAACAACGATCCATTGCCTCCGCCTTTACCAGCGCTGCCTACCCGCCCCCGGGGTTACAGCTGTTTACCTTGTTCAACATCATAGACCAGGATGTGCCGGGCACTTTAAAGAAAGTAGCGGATACAGGGTATAAGGAAATTGAGTCGGCCTTTTCCAAAAAAGGGGATTTTTACGGGATGCCTGCAAAGGAATTTTCGGCCCTGCTCAGCAGGCTGAGATTGTCCTGGAGGTCGCACCACGTACTGGGCGCGCCTTTTAAATTGCCCCCCGGGGCCAAGCCCCCAACAGATGCCAATGGCAACCCCATAAAAATTCCGCCCATGAAAAACCTGAGGGAGAACGGGCAGGAAATTGTAGACAGCATCGCCGGAGCTGGGATCCCCTACCTGGTTTGCGCCAGCACCCCCATTGAATCACCGGAAGAAATACAAAAGTCAATAGAAACATTAAATAAAACCGGCGAAGCCTGTAAGAAAGCGGGTATTACCCTGTGTTATCATAACCATTACCATGAATTTGAACCGGTAGAAGGAAAAACGCCTTACGAGCTGTTCCTTGCACAGCTGAGCCCGGATATTAAAATGGAGCTGGATCTTTGCTGGGTTACAAAAGCCGGGGTAGACCCGGTTGACCTGTTTCAGAAACACCCCGGCCGGTTCCCGCTATGGCACGCCAAGGATCTGAACAAAACAAAGGATGGCCCGGCACCGGTGGGTGAGGGAGTGGTGGATTTTAAACGCATTTTTGAACATGCCCAAACTGCCGGGCTGCAATATTATTTTGTAGAGCATGATATGCCCAAAGATCCTTTTGCAAGTATTACCCAAAGTATCCGTTACTTAACTGGAACATTAAAGATATAG
- a CDS encoding SusC/RagA family TonB-linked outer membrane protein has protein sequence MRSIITAICVLLLVAAHAQSMHPLKGQVKDSLTGIPVAGATLFSLFGKKAALTGADGNFTLEVTKEDTVIISHVNYTTQRVPVKWNQSYLVATLAPKNLQMEEVTINTGYQKLRPNEVNGSFSVITNEKLNEQKGTSVLDRLNGVTPGMLFKTGKNTSNVNNPSVISIRGESTINGPLDPLIILDNFPYDGDINNINPNDVESITVLKDAAATSIYGAKGGNGVIVITTKKGKFSSPVKVDVSSNAIVTNSPDLYQYNQLSVDEYIGVEEYLFNKGYFNSTINGFFKQGITPAVEVFSNRRKGLISAADSAAQIDYLKTGDAQASYNSLYNRSTVTLQNSVSVRGGSSAIAWMLGGNYDRTVNYDRSKNNRVNFRFNSSFKLGKRVILNAGANYTATTILAGSPAYNSIRVYSNRAVPYLRFRDEAGNPIALAKDYLRSYTDTAGQGRLLDWNYYPATDNDFIKDKTNREDLIGIAGLTVKIIDGLNLYVNYQYQKQTGSQERLYKEESYYARDLINRYTQLGATPYTDTFRIPRGGILLNNYSGILSHNGRAQLAYDHRWKGVVTALSTIAGMELRSTVSDGGSYSLYGYQEDPLKSIPVDYYTAYPTFITGFTSPVPFAPQRNAVVTNRFVSVYWNMALTLYNRFYVNSSLRRDAANIFGLKTNDKWNPFWSSGIGWEISKEHFFNANVFNYLKLKATLGTSGIVNPNKTADAIIYLSDAPVSQFLRGSVSALNNPTLKWEKSRQLNIGFDFAYRHNLITGSIEYYNKKGKDLYGPAPFNYTAWGGASTMELNVANMEGNGIDATLNFRVTDGAVKYTTSIIFDYNLAKTTKYYGPDAEKTALLLGDGNTIKPIVGKPLYAIVAYKWGGLNAQGDPMGYVGGTLSTDYAAIRNEANDKGIEGNVLYIGPANPVIYGAWNHTIRWKGLELTCNLLYKLGYYFRKDALNYQTLYTTGVGNPEYTKRWQQPGDEAITNVPAQVYTNYPQFIQRNTFYNSAEIHVLRGDHVRLQYINLVYHPVISHVFIKDAAVSFNVANLGILWRQNRYGLDPDYNYTTTIPPRPQFSIGLQAGF, from the coding sequence ATGAGAAGTATAATTACAGCCATTTGCGTGTTGCTGCTGGTGGCAGCTCATGCACAATCCATGCATCCATTAAAAGGGCAGGTTAAAGACTCACTTACCGGAATACCTGTTGCTGGTGCTACTCTTTTTTCCCTGTTTGGCAAAAAAGCTGCGCTTACGGGTGCGGATGGCAACTTTACTCTGGAGGTAACAAAAGAGGACACAGTTATTATATCACATGTTAATTACACTACACAAAGAGTACCGGTAAAGTGGAACCAAAGTTATCTGGTAGCAACCCTGGCTCCCAAAAATCTACAGATGGAAGAAGTAACTATTAATACCGGCTACCAGAAGCTAAGACCTAACGAAGTAAACGGTAGTTTTTCTGTAATTACAAATGAAAAACTGAACGAGCAAAAAGGCACTTCTGTTTTAGACCGGCTTAATGGAGTTACCCCCGGTATGTTATTTAAAACCGGCAAAAATACCAGTAACGTCAATAACCCTTCCGTTATTTCCATAAGGGGAGAAAGTACAATAAATGGTCCGCTTGATCCCCTGATCATATTGGATAATTTTCCATATGATGGAGATATAAATAATATAAATCCGAACGATGTGGAAAGCATCACTGTATTAAAAGATGCTGCGGCTACTTCTATTTACGGAGCAAAGGGTGGCAATGGGGTTATAGTGATCACTACCAAAAAAGGGAAGTTTAGCTCTCCTGTAAAGGTAGATGTAAGCAGCAACGCAATTGTTACCAACAGCCCCGATCTTTATCAATACAATCAATTGAGCGTTGACGAATACATAGGGGTAGAGGAGTACCTGTTTAATAAGGGATACTTCAACAGCACTATTAACGGGTTCTTTAAGCAAGGTATAACCCCCGCCGTAGAAGTATTTTCAAACAGGCGTAAGGGTTTGATAAGTGCAGCAGATTCAGCTGCTCAGATTGATTATCTTAAAACGGGCGATGCACAGGCATCATATAATAGTCTTTATAACAGGAGTACGGTAACCCTGCAAAACAGTGTTTCAGTTAGAGGTGGAAGCAGTGCCATTGCCTGGATGCTGGGAGGCAATTATGACAGAACCGTTAATTACGACCGCTCAAAAAACAACCGGGTAAACTTTCGTTTCAACAGCAGTTTCAAATTAGGAAAGCGGGTAATACTGAATGCAGGCGCTAATTATACCGCTACTACTATTTTGGCAGGCAGCCCTGCTTATAACAGTATCCGGGTTTACAGTAACCGGGCAGTGCCTTACCTGCGCTTTAGAGATGAAGCCGGTAACCCGATAGCTTTAGCAAAGGATTATCTGAGAAGTTATACCGATACTGCGGGGCAGGGAAGGCTGCTCGATTGGAATTATTACCCGGCTACAGATAATGATTTTATAAAGGATAAAACCAACAGGGAGGACCTGATAGGTATAGCAGGTCTTACAGTAAAAATTATAGACGGACTGAATTTATATGTAAACTATCAATATCAAAAACAGACGGGAAGCCAGGAGAGATTGTATAAAGAGGAAAGTTATTATGCCCGCGACCTGATAAACCGTTATACCCAGTTGGGTGCTACGCCATATACAGACACATTCCGTATACCCAGGGGCGGAATTTTGCTGAATAATTATTCCGGCATACTGTCTCATAACGGAAGGGCCCAACTGGCATATGATCACCGGTGGAAAGGTGTTGTTACTGCATTATCTACAATAGCCGGTATGGAGCTGCGTAGCACGGTAAGTGATGGCGGCAGCTACAGCCTGTATGGTTATCAGGAAGATCCGCTTAAAAGCATACCTGTTGATTATTACACTGCTTACCCAACATTTATTACCGGTTTTACATCCCCGGTTCCTTTCGCTCCTCAAAGGAATGCGGTTGTTACTAACCGGTTTGTATCAGTATACTGGAATATGGCGCTTACGCTGTATAACCGCTTTTATGTAAATAGCAGCCTGCGGCGGGATGCAGCAAATATTTTTGGTTTAAAAACCAATGATAAGTGGAATCCTTTCTGGTCTTCCGGTATTGGCTGGGAAATTTCTAAAGAGCATTTTTTTAATGCCAATGTGTTTAACTATCTGAAGCTGAAAGCCACACTGGGTACCAGTGGTATTGTAAACCCTAACAAAACGGCAGATGCCATTATATATCTTTCAGATGCCCCGGTCTCACAATTCTTAAGAGGAAGCGTATCAGCTTTAAATAATCCTACCCTCAAATGGGAAAAATCGAGACAGCTGAATATCGGGTTTGACTTTGCATACAGGCACAACCTTATTACAGGTTCTATCGAATATTATAATAAAAAAGGGAAGGATTTGTACGGACCGGCCCCATTCAATTATACAGCCTGGGGCGGAGCATCAACAATGGAACTAAATGTAGCTAATATGGAAGGAAACGGTATTGATGCAACGTTGAATTTCCGGGTAACAGATGGCGCAGTAAAATATACAACGAGTATTATTTTTGATTATAACCTTGCAAAAACAACAAAGTATTATGGACCTGATGCTGAAAAAACAGCCTTGTTGCTGGGAGATGGAAACACTATAAAGCCAATTGTTGGAAAGCCCTTGTATGCTATTGTAGCATATAAATGGGGCGGGTTAAATGCACAGGGAGATCCCATGGGATATGTAGGCGGCACTTTAAGCACTGATTATGCAGCTATACGCAATGAAGCAAACGATAAAGGCATAGAGGGTAATGTTCTATATATAGGCCCGGCGAATCCTGTAATTTACGGGGCCTGGAATCATACAATCCGCTGGAAGGGGTTAGAGCTTACCTGCAACCTGTTGTACAAACTGGGCTATTATTTCAGAAAAGATGCACTCAACTATCAAACTTTGTATACCACCGGGGTGGGCAATCCGGAGTATACAAAGCGCTGGCAACAGCCGGGAGACGAAGCCATAACAAATGTTCCTGCGCAGGTGTACACGAATTACCCGCAGTTTATACAAAGGAACACTTTTTATAATTCAGCTGAGATCCATGTGCTTCGCGGAGATCATGTGCGGCTGCAATATATCAACCTTGTATACCACCCTGTAATTTCTCATGTTTTTATAAAAGATGCTGCGGTTAGCTTTAATGTAGCCAATCTTGGGATTTTATGGCGACAGAACAGGTATGGCCTGGATCCCGACTATAATTATACCACAACCATACCCCCGCGGCCGCAATTTTCTATAGGGCTTCAGGCAGGGTTTTAA
- a CDS encoding TlpA family protein disulfide reductase, which translates to MKKITLLSVMAGLCTCIFSQDYGYDLKTLDAPLFIGDYIKKTTPLGRFINYKKDTASLADFEGRLVILSFWFTTCGSCVAMFPKEDALQKQFNKNIQFIMVTYEPEQKVRAFIKSWEQKNNTHFNMPVIVGDTVLRKAIRNFANPNYAWLLPEGKLVAQTTEYFINSYGINAALYSWAEENNQTRYKAPAKNKKPVR; encoded by the coding sequence ATGAAAAAAATAACGCTGCTGAGCGTAATGGCTGGCCTATGCACCTGCATTTTTAGCCAGGACTATGGTTATGATTTAAAAACTCTTGATGCTCCCTTGTTTATTGGAGACTATATAAAAAAAACAACACCACTGGGTAGGTTTATTAATTATAAAAAAGATACGGCATCTCTTGCAGATTTTGAGGGCCGGTTGGTCATATTAAGCTTCTGGTTCACTACCTGTGGTTCCTGTGTTGCCATGTTCCCAAAAGAAGACGCATTGCAAAAGCAGTTTAATAAAAATATACAGTTTATAATGGTTACTTATGAGCCGGAGCAGAAAGTACGGGCCTTTATTAAAAGCTGGGAGCAGAAAAACAATACCCATTTTAATATGCCGGTAATTGTAGGGGATACAGTGTTGAGAAAAGCCATCCGCAATTTTGCCAATCCAAATTACGCATGGTTGTTGCCGGAGGGTAAGCTGGTGGCCCAAACCACAGAATATTTTATTAACAGCTATGGCATTAATGCTGCACTGTACAGCTGGGCTGAAGAGAACAACCAAACGAGGTACAAAGCTCCGGCGAAAAATAAAAAACCAGTTCGCTAA
- a CDS encoding RagB/SusD family nutrient uptake outer membrane protein has protein sequence MKIIVSVIRAFYCFAALAFLASCSRFLDKKADSSIDTPNSIQVLQALLDNSDVFNISITPAFGEASADDYFVEETTLKTLEERLSSIYTWNPIPYKYSNDWSACYTTVYYANLCLESIEKIPRNPANESQWDYIKGAALFHRAYAFLNLAWTFSKAYDEASANTDMGIDLRLQSDFKVPSKRSSVAETYERIISDAKASLIYLPDSTNHVFRPSRAAASGLLARAYLSMRNYDSAFKYADICLSIKSDLLDYNTVTDNDNPFSNTAYNGETIFYSSMNFSSPQELLERNYGRAMIDTLLYSQYDENDLRKTLFFISNGSYFEFKGMYSVGVSRYFTGIALDEIYLIHAECSVRLGRSQIALKDLNELLRKRWNKDDAYKELALNDDKEVLALVLKERRKELLMRGLRWADIKRLNKEGANIVPARFVDGAVIELPVNDSRYALPLPDDIINITGMQQN, from the coding sequence ATGAAAATAATTGTTTCTGTTATACGAGCATTCTATTGCTTTGCAGCACTGGCCTTCCTGGCTTCCTGCAGCAGGTTTCTGGATAAAAAGGCAGATTCCAGTATTGATACGCCTAATTCAATACAGGTTTTACAGGCGCTGCTGGATAATTCTGATGTATTTAATATTTCTATAACTCCGGCCTTCGGAGAAGCGTCAGCAGATGATTATTTTGTTGAAGAAACAACACTTAAAACACTGGAGGAGCGTCTTAGCAGTATTTATACCTGGAATCCGATTCCTTATAAATACAGTAATGATTGGTCTGCCTGTTATACAACGGTGTACTATGCCAATTTGTGTCTTGAATCAATAGAGAAAATTCCGAGAAATCCGGCTAATGAAAGTCAATGGGATTATATTAAAGGCGCCGCATTATTTCACAGGGCATATGCATTCCTGAACCTCGCCTGGACATTTTCGAAAGCATATGATGAGGCTTCTGCAAATACGGACATGGGAATTGACTTAAGATTGCAATCGGATTTTAAAGTACCTTCAAAACGAAGTTCGGTAGCCGAAACTTATGAACGAATTATTTCAGATGCAAAAGCGTCGTTAATTTATCTGCCGGATTCAACCAATCATGTGTTCCGGCCTTCCAGAGCCGCGGCATCGGGGCTTTTAGCCCGGGCCTATTTATCCATGCGCAATTATGATAGTGCATTTAAGTATGCTGATATCTGTCTTTCAATTAAAAGTGATTTGCTGGATTATAATACTGTTACAGATAATGATAATCCTTTTTCAAATACTGCGTATAATGGGGAGACCATCTTTTACTCCTCTATGAATTTCTCATCTCCCCAGGAATTGCTGGAAAGAAACTATGGGAGAGCTATGATAGATACTTTGTTGTATAGCCAGTATGACGAAAATGATTTGAGAAAGACACTGTTTTTTATTTCAAACGGATCCTATTTCGAATTTAAAGGAATGTATAGCGTTGGCGTAAGCCGCTATTTTACAGGGATTGCCTTAGATGAGATTTACCTGATTCATGCTGAGTGCAGTGTGCGCCTTGGCAGGTCCCAGATTGCTCTGAAAGATTTGAACGAATTACTTAGGAAACGATGGAATAAAGATGATGCGTATAAAGAATTAGCTCTGAATGATGATAAGGAAGTGCTGGCATTGGTGCTTAAAGAACGGAGAAAAGAATTGCTGATGCGCGGGCTCCGCTGGGCGGATATAAAACGGCTGAATAAGGAGGGCGCTAATATTGTCCCTGCCCGCTTTGTTGATGGTGCTGTAATAGAACTGCCGGTAAATGATTCCCGGTATGCATTGCCTTTGCCGGATGACATTATTAACATAACAGGCATGCAACAAAACTAA